One genomic window of Candidatus Eisenbacteria bacterium includes the following:
- a CDS encoding FAD-dependent oxidoreductase has protein sequence MAPCRRSVPVRAWVGTGRLHRVPLAGLGSHRAHDRRRRGGRDPGHRDPGDPHAGAFTRKRDLRDDRRVDRGRRALPRLGRTGRSSGGRLADPRPFHPRAALPVPRRYPGLPRARPRDHDRPRDPDESLRRGAGARGGVGFVAERADALIIGGGVIGASIAYHLTLRGLKPRVFERNLLGSGNTGRSAGGIRAQFTTETNIRLSLHSIAFYERFREILGADAEFHQVGYLFLAVSPEQLRQFEERVAFQRRFGVQVSLLTREEVASGWPFLRTDDVYGATYSTKDGFAGPYEVTIAFANAAKQRGAVFHEQAEVLEIVAERGAVRGLKTSIGEFSSGVVVAAAGPAIPALVKPLGIEVPVLPYRRHLFMTETFPEIPDNIPFIIDSGTGLYFRKETGGIMLGMVDKSDPPTFSTNVDEGYLEKLVEAALMRAPILEKANILNGWAGLYDTTPDHHAIVGPVDEVKGLYLAVGFSGHGFMHSPAIGAALSELIVDGAARCVKLDALSLNRFAAGAVVEETNVI, from the coding sequence GTGGCTCCATGCCGCAGATCGGTTCCTGTACGAGCGTGGGTCGGAACAGGCCGCCTCCATCGGGTTCCCCTGGCCGGGCTCGGTTCCCATCGCGCACACGATCGAAGACGGCGAGGCGGTCGGGATCCCGGGCATCGAGATCCGGGCGATCCACACGCCGGGGCATTCACCCGGAAGCGTGACCTTCGAGACGACAGAAGGGTTGATCGTGGGCGACGTGCTCTTCCGAGGCTCGGTCGGACGGGCCGATCTTCCGGGGGGCGACTGGCCGACCCTCGTCCGTTCCATCCGAGAGCGGCTCTTCCCGTTCCCCGGAGATACCCGGGTCTACCCCGGGCACGGCCCCGAGACCACGATCGGCCTCGAGATCCGGACGAATCCCTTCGTCGGGGAGCCGGCGCTCGAGGGGGCGTAGGCTTCGTGGCCGAGCGCGCCGACGCGCTCATCATCGGCGGGGGTGTGATCGGCGCGAGCATCGCCTACCACCTGACGCTTCGCGGGCTGAAACCTCGCGTCTTCGAGCGCAATCTTCTCGGCAGCGGAAACACGGGTCGCTCCGCGGGAGGGATCCGCGCGCAGTTTACGACCGAAACCAATATCAGGCTCTCGCTCCACTCGATCGCGTTTTACGAGCGTTTCCGGGAGATTCTCGGTGCGGATGCGGAGTTTCACCAGGTCGGCTATCTCTTTCTCGCCGTTTCCCCCGAGCAGCTCCGACAGTTCGAGGAGCGTGTCGCGTTCCAGCGGCGCTTCGGGGTCCAGGTCTCGCTCCTGACCCGCGAGGAGGTGGCGTCCGGCTGGCCCTTCCTGCGCACGGACGACGTCTACGGTGCGACCTACTCCACCAAGGACGGATTCGCCGGGCCCTATGAAGTGACGATCGCGTTCGCGAACGCGGCCAAACAGCGTGGAGCGGTCTTCCACGAGCAGGCAGAAGTGTTGGAGATCGTCGCGGAGCGCGGCGCCGTCCGGGGCCTGAAGACTTCGATCGGCGAGTTTTCCTCGGGTGTTGTCGTCGCCGCCGCGGGCCCCGCGATCCCGGCGCTCGTGAAACCGCTCGGGATCGAGGTGCCGGTCCTGCCCTATCGAAGGCATCTCTTCATGACCGAGACCTTCCCGGAGATCCCGGACAATATTCCCTTCATCATCGACTCGGGAACCGGGCTCTATTTCCGGAAGGAGACCGGCGGCATCATGCTAGGCATGGTGGACAAGAGCGACCCTCCCACGTTCAGCACGAATGTCGATGAGGGCTACCTGGAAAAGCTCGTGGAGGCCGCCCTGATGCGCGCGCCGATTCTCGAGAAGGCCAACATCCTGAACGGCTGGGCCGGGCTGTACGATACGACACCGGATCATCACGCCATCGTGGGCCCCGTGGACGAGGTGAAAGGGCTCTATCTCGCGGTCGGCTTCAGCGGCCACGGGTTCATGCACAGCCCCGCGATCGGCGCGGCCCTCTCGGAGCTCATCGTGGATGGGGCGGCGCGGTGCGTGAAACTCGACGCGCTGAGCTTGAATCGGTTCGCGGCGGGAGCCGTGGTGGAGGAGACCAACGTCATCTGA
- the bshC gene encoding bacillithiol biosynthesis cysteine-adding enzyme BshC: MGSRREPWWRRPTSSELERLLHPSALYRDFLNAPERVRRFYPVDYRNPASCVGAGAARDYPPSRRADMASILKRQAERWGFLEASRRSLDRFARPDTLVVVAGQQPGLFGGPLYTLYKAITAIAFARDLEAATGRPVVPIFWIASDDHDFEEVRRIIVGDGAAEPREFEYPLGAAPRGVSLSRIPLADPIADLVRGVDEALAPAGFRKEVVDRLRGSYAPGSGWIDAFARLAGGWVVPWGALVFDPGDRDAKRLALPVFEREIELGGRSSEAARSTGAELEAAGYHAQITRTGQELNLFWHGEIREALRLSGDGTLRLAESGRALASRELLANARKRPEDVSPGVLLRPLMQDHIFPTAAYVGGPAEVAYWAQVNALYPLFGMNPPAIVPRAGATILEPRVAKTLERFGVEWSSLAGDVEVVIREALSRFLPVDFPALFERERSGWIESMRRLEAAVTSFDPSLQAAVETATGKVIHEGQVLEKKLMQVWKRRHEESVQKIRRARGSLFPRAGLQERGMSILGYEAHHGPGLIEELREKVTKPGAHVLVSVGG; the protein is encoded by the coding sequence ATCGGTTCGCGGCGGGAGCCGTGGTGGAGGAGACCAACGTCATCTGAGCTCGAAAGGCTGCTCCACCCCTCCGCGCTCTATCGGGATTTTCTGAACGCGCCGGAACGGGTGCGCCGCTTTTACCCCGTCGACTACCGGAATCCGGCGTCGTGCGTCGGAGCGGGAGCCGCGCGTGATTATCCCCCCTCACGCCGGGCGGATATGGCGTCGATTCTGAAACGCCAGGCCGAGCGCTGGGGATTCCTCGAAGCTTCGCGCCGGAGCCTGGATCGATTCGCGCGGCCGGACACCTTGGTCGTCGTGGCGGGACAGCAGCCCGGCCTCTTCGGCGGGCCGCTCTACACCCTTTACAAGGCGATCACCGCGATCGCGTTCGCGCGGGATCTGGAGGCCGCCACCGGCCGCCCCGTCGTGCCGATTTTCTGGATCGCCTCCGATGACCACGATTTCGAGGAGGTGCGCCGGATCATCGTGGGAGATGGCGCCGCGGAGCCGCGGGAATTCGAGTACCCTCTCGGGGCCGCTCCGCGCGGCGTGTCGCTCTCGCGCATCCCCCTCGCCGATCCCATCGCGGATCTCGTGCGGGGGGTGGACGAGGCGCTCGCCCCGGCCGGATTCCGGAAGGAAGTCGTGGATCGGCTTCGCGGATCCTACGCGCCCGGATCCGGATGGATCGACGCGTTTGCGCGGCTCGCGGGGGGGTGGGTTGTGCCTTGGGGCGCGCTCGTCTTCGATCCCGGCGACCGCGATGCGAAACGCCTCGCCCTGCCGGTCTTCGAGCGGGAAATCGAGCTGGGCGGGCGTTCGTCGGAGGCGGCCCGTTCCACCGGGGCGGAGCTGGAAGCGGCCGGATACCACGCCCAGATCACCCGCACCGGCCAGGAGCTGAATCTTTTCTGGCACGGGGAGATCCGCGAGGCGCTCCGACTTTCGGGGGACGGAACCCTGAGGCTCGCGGAGAGCGGCCGCGCGCTGGCGTCCCGGGAGCTCCTCGCGAACGCGCGCAAGCGGCCGGAGGATGTGAGCCCCGGAGTGCTCCTACGGCCGCTCATGCAGGATCATATTTTTCCGACGGCGGCTTACGTCGGCGGCCCCGCGGAGGTGGCGTATTGGGCTCAGGTGAACGCCCTGTATCCGCTGTTCGGGATGAACCCGCCGGCGATCGTGCCGCGCGCCGGAGCCACAATCCTCGAGCCAAGAGTTGCGAAGACGCTCGAGCGCTTTGGGGTGGAATGGAGCTCTCTGGCGGGGGACGTGGAGGTCGTGATCCGCGAAGCGCTCTCCCGCTTCCTGCCGGTCGATTTCCCCGCTCTCTTCGAGAGGGAGCGATCCGGGTGGATCGAGAGCATGAGGAGGCTCGAAGCCGCGGTGACCTCGTTCGACCCCTCGCTCCAAGCGGCCGTCGAGACCGCGACGGGCAAGGTCATCCACGAGGGGCAGGTCTTGGAAAAGAAGCTCATGCAGGTCTGGAAACGGCGCCACGAAGAATCCGTGCAGAAAATCCGCCGCGCCAGGGGAAGCCTTTTTCCCCGAGCCGGCCTCCAGGAGCGCGGCATGTCGATTCTGGGCTACGAGGCGCATCACGGGCCGGGGCTCATCGAGGAGCTCCGGGAAAAGGTAACGAAGCCGGGCGCGCACGTGCTCGTCTCGGTGGGGGGTTAA
- the bshA gene encoding N-acetyl-alpha-D-glucosaminyl L-malate synthase BshA, producing the protein MKIGITCYPTHGGSGVVATELGMELARRGHEVHFISYALPFRLKRFQENVVFHEVQMLAYPLFQYPPYTLALAAKLAEVADEIQLDVLHAHYAVPHAVCAYLARQVARSTKLKIVTTLHGTDITLVGADPSFRPLTRFGIEQSDGVTAVSRYLKEKTLEVFDLDRQIEVIPNFVDTTRFAPRREGSCPRERFAKKGERVLLHISNFRPSKRVEDVVRVFAAVRREVPGRLLLVGDGPDRVPSREVAEALGVEKWVRWLGQLDAVEDVISLADLFILTSKNESFGLAALEAMSAGVPVIGTTAEGLPELVRSEETGYLLPVGDVEGMARRSIEILSDSKRYAAMSEAARRDAIERFDAQRVIPLYEDFYGRVLGQPVRVPEPFTPPDALA; encoded by the coding sequence GTGAAAATCGGAATCACCTGCTACCCGACGCACGGCGGCTCGGGCGTGGTCGCGACCGAGCTGGGAATGGAGCTCGCGAGGCGCGGGCATGAGGTGCACTTCATCTCCTACGCGCTCCCGTTCCGGCTCAAGAGGTTCCAGGAGAACGTGGTGTTCCATGAAGTGCAGATGCTCGCGTATCCGCTTTTCCAATATCCCCCGTACACGCTCGCGCTCGCGGCGAAGCTTGCCGAGGTTGCGGACGAGATCCAGCTCGACGTGCTGCACGCCCACTACGCGGTGCCGCATGCGGTCTGCGCGTATCTCGCGCGGCAGGTGGCGCGATCGACCAAGCTCAAGATCGTCACCACGCTCCACGGGACGGACATCACCCTGGTCGGCGCGGATCCCTCGTTCCGGCCGCTGACACGATTCGGCATCGAGCAAAGCGACGGGGTGACCGCGGTATCCCGCTACCTCAAAGAGAAGACGCTCGAGGTCTTCGATCTGGATCGCCAAATCGAGGTGATCCCGAACTTCGTGGACACGACCCGCTTCGCCCCGCGCCGGGAGGGCTCGTGTCCGCGGGAGCGGTTCGCGAAGAAAGGAGAGCGGGTGCTGCTCCACATTTCAAACTTCCGCCCGAGCAAACGCGTCGAGGACGTGGTGCGGGTTTTCGCCGCGGTGCGGCGCGAGGTGCCCGGCCGGCTTCTCCTGGTGGGGGACGGGCCGGATCGGGTTCCTTCCCGGGAAGTCGCCGAGGCGCTCGGCGTCGAGAAGTGGGTCCGATGGCTGGGGCAGCTCGACGCCGTCGAGGACGTGATCTCGCTCGCGGACCTGTTCATCCTGACGAGCAAGAACGAGAGCTTCGGCCTGGCCGCGCTGGAGGCGATGTCCGCGGGGGTGCCGGTCATCGGCACGACGGCCGAAGGGCTGCCGGAGCTCGTGCGGTCCGAGGAAACCGGCTATCTGCTTCCGGTCGGCGATGTGGAGGGAATGGCGCGCCGCTCGATCGAGATCCTATCGGACTCCAAGCGCTACGCGGCCATGTCCGAGGCTGCGCGCCGCGACGCGATCGAGCGCTTCGACGCCCAACGCGTGATCCCGCTCTACGAAGATTTCTATGGGCGGGTGCTGGGCCAGCCGGTGCGGGTCCCCGAGCCGTTCACGCCGCCGGATGCCCTGGCCTGA
- a CDS encoding carboxypeptidase regulatory-like domain-containing protein — MAAPGIARVARLRSARRFATAFTLLLLASASLSCSDIALKPKVPVRVSGMIADRDGAPMAGAWIAFDNADPTYPYDPSTHAQVQTDAAGAYAVTLVAGRYDVSAQPPFSSGYATARVRGVELRTAPATFSYRFSGLKVTGVVTVPGGAPLASGAASAYGGNSVASAYIASGVFSLFLPAGSYQVTVGPSDYESGIPTRTYFGLRFASDTTLTFSLDGYLVGGTVTGPGGQPLIGARVGGTNLRARSTARTNASGAYEVYVPGGDYDWFVQPGILNSNIVSRIFPTTTVTAPQTKDFDLSGVTWSGTVRLASTGEPVPSIPVSVYGRSAYGTAYVTSGPAGDFSFVVKQYGIYDVRAESYEQGLEGHLEGMEAVNDSIFDVLLSPSSGRVLLTRRQARASGGVNGSGTRTGWPSTRP; from the coding sequence ATGGCCGCTCCCGGTATCGCGCGCGTGGCACGGCTCCGATCCGCCCGAAGATTCGCGACCGCCTTCACGCTGCTGCTCCTCGCATCGGCCTCTCTCTCCTGCTCCGATATCGCGCTCAAGCCCAAGGTTCCCGTGCGGGTCAGCGGGATGATCGCGGATCGTGACGGAGCGCCAATGGCGGGTGCGTGGATCGCCTTCGACAACGCCGACCCCACGTATCCCTATGATCCCTCGACCCATGCGCAGGTCCAGACGGACGCGGCAGGCGCGTACGCCGTGACGCTGGTGGCCGGACGGTACGACGTCTCGGCGCAGCCGCCGTTCTCTTCGGGGTACGCCACTGCCCGGGTCCGCGGGGTCGAGCTCCGCACCGCCCCCGCGACGTTCAGCTATCGCTTCTCAGGACTCAAGGTGACCGGGGTCGTAACAGTACCCGGCGGGGCACCTCTCGCCTCGGGAGCCGCCAGCGCGTACGGGGGGAATTCCGTCGCCAGCGCGTACATCGCGTCCGGCGTTTTCTCGCTTTTTCTCCCTGCGGGATCGTATCAGGTCACCGTCGGACCCTCTGATTATGAGTCCGGGATTCCGACCCGGACCTATTTCGGCCTCCGGTTCGCTTCGGACACGACCCTCACCTTTTCCCTGGATGGGTATCTCGTAGGCGGAACGGTCACCGGTCCAGGCGGGCAGCCTCTGATCGGGGCCCGGGTGGGGGGCACGAACCTGCGCGCGCGATCGACAGCCCGAACAAACGCCAGCGGCGCCTACGAGGTATACGTTCCCGGCGGTGATTACGATTGGTTCGTGCAACCCGGGATCCTCAATTCGAATATCGTGTCGCGGATTTTTCCCACGACGACCGTCACGGCGCCGCAGACGAAGGACTTCGATCTCTCCGGCGTGACCTGGAGCGGCACCGTGCGCTTGGCCTCAACCGGCGAGCCTGTCCCCTCGATCCCGGTCTCGGTGTATGGGCGCTCGGCCTATGGAACCGCGTACGTGACGTCGGGGCCGGCCGGCGACTTCAGCTTCGTGGTCAAGCAGTATGGGATCTACGATGTCCGCGCGGAGTCCTACGAGCAGGGCCTCGAGGGCCACCTCGAAGGCATGGAGGCGGTGAACGATTCGATCTTCGACGTGCTCCTTTCGCCGTCGAGCGGGCGGGTGCTCCTCACGCGCCGTCAGGCCAGGGCATCCGGCGGCGTGAACGGCTCGGGGACCCGCACCGGCTGGCCCAGCACCCGCCCATAG
- a CDS encoding aspartate 1-decarboxylase: MRLAAFKSKIHRATVTEADLNYEGSVTIDADLMDAADILPHEQVQILNVNNGERFDTYAIRGARGSGVICLNGPAARLAHVGDTVIILTYALVEREELLRHVPTIVYVDERNRIRRPETIQASKERS, encoded by the coding sequence GTGCGCCTAGCCGCGTTCAAGTCGAAAATCCATCGCGCCACCGTCACCGAAGCCGACTTGAACTACGAAGGCTCGGTGACGATCGACGCGGATCTCATGGACGCCGCCGACATCCTCCCGCACGAGCAGGTCCAGATCCTGAACGTCAATAACGGCGAACGGTTCGACACCTACGCCATCCGCGGCGCGAGGGGATCGGGGGTCATTTGCCTCAACGGGCCCGCGGCGCGCCTCGCGCACGTCGGAGACACCGTGATCATCCTCACCTACGCGCTCGTGGAGCGCGAGGAGCTCCTCCGGCACGTTCCGACCATCGTGTACGTCGACGAACGGAACCGAATCCGCCGCCCTGAGACGATTCAGGCGTCCAAGGAACGGAGCTGA
- a CDS encoding nodulation protein NfeD: MRRLAAAAWAAILLLGAAPPARSTSTAPAKEKPVVDVLTVEGAIQPISAQVIVQAIARAERDKREALIIRLDTPGGLDTAMRDIIKRILVSEVPVVVYVAPAGSRAASAGTFIAYAAHVAAMSPGTSIGAATPVNLGGGDTGKDLARKVRNDAVSYIRSLAAQRGRNADWAEKAVREGGSLPEDEALRLHVIDYIARDLNELLRRMDGRRVTVAGLTRTLHTKDAVTHEVAASWRQKILGRILDPNIAYILFILGFYGILFELSNPGAILPGIVGGICLLLAFLAFQALPVSMTGLFLILFAMLLFAADIKVQSHGLLAVGGVVSLVLGSLVLLSGDGGAMRVSLSVIVTVTVATMLFFAFVVGAGVRALKRKPLTGREGLVGERGVALTELGPHEGRIFVHGEYWEAEADERIEKGAPVVVDRVDGMRLRVRRA; this comes from the coding sequence ATGCGGCGCCTCGCGGCGGCTGCGTGGGCCGCCATCCTCCTTCTCGGAGCCGCCCCGCCCGCGCGCTCCACCTCCACCGCTCCCGCCAAGGAGAAGCCGGTGGTCGACGTCCTCACGGTGGAAGGCGCGATTCAGCCGATCTCGGCCCAGGTGATCGTCCAGGCGATCGCGCGGGCCGAACGTGATAAGCGCGAAGCGCTCATTATCAGGCTCGACACACCGGGCGGGCTCGACACCGCCATGCGCGACATCATCAAACGCATCCTCGTCTCCGAGGTTCCGGTTGTCGTCTACGTCGCCCCCGCCGGCAGCCGTGCCGCCTCCGCGGGGACCTTCATCGCCTACGCCGCCCACGTCGCGGCCATGTCGCCGGGCACCTCGATCGGCGCCGCGACCCCCGTCAACTTGGGGGGAGGGGACACCGGCAAGGACCTGGCCCGGAAGGTGAGGAACGACGCCGTCAGCTATATCCGGTCCCTCGCCGCGCAACGCGGACGCAACGCCGACTGGGCGGAGAAGGCCGTGCGCGAGGGCGGCTCGCTCCCCGAAGACGAAGCCCTGAGGCTCCACGTCATCGACTACATCGCCCGCGACCTGAACGAGCTCCTGCGGCGGATGGACGGGAGGAGGGTCACGGTCGCGGGGCTCACGCGGACCCTGCACACGAAGGACGCCGTGACGCACGAGGTCGCGGCGAGCTGGCGGCAGAAGATCCTCGGCCGCATCCTCGATCCGAACATCGCGTACATCCTCTTCATCCTCGGGTTCTACGGAATCCTTTTCGAGCTTTCGAACCCCGGGGCGATCCTGCCGGGCATTGTGGGCGGGATCTGTCTCCTCCTGGCATTCCTCGCGTTCCAGGCTCTTCCGGTGAGCATGACCGGCTTGTTCCTGATTCTCTTCGCGATGCTGCTCTTCGCCGCGGACATCAAGGTGCAGAGCCATGGCCTGCTCGCGGTGGGGGGAGTGGTGTCCCTTGTGCTCGGTTCTCTGGTGTTGTTGAGCGGAGACGGAGGCGCGATGCGCGTGTCGCTCTCGGTGATCGTTACGGTGACGGTCGCGACGATGCTATTCTTTGCCTTCGTGGTCGGCGCCGGAGTTCGCGCGCTGAAGCGAAAACCTCTCACCGGCCGGGAAGGGCTCGTGGGAGAGCGCGGCGTGGCGTTGACGGAGCTTGGCCCCCACGAGGGGAGGATTTTCGTGCACGGGGAATACTGGGAGGCGGAAGCGGACGAGCGAATCGAGAAGGGAGCGCCCGTGGTCGTCGATCGCGTCGACGGCATGCGGCTGCGCGTCCGGAGAGCTTAG
- a CDS encoding slipin family protein: protein MVSISAAVLIFLAILVLSSAIKVLREYERGVVFRLGRAIGAKGPGLILLIPVVDKMVRVQLRTVAMDVPPQDVITKDNVTVKVNAVIYFRVLDANRAVLEVENYLYATSQIAQTTLRSTLGESDLDELLSNREKINQELQLVIDRHTEPWGIKVSTVEVKNVDLPQEMQRAIARQAEAERERRAKVINAEGELQASKKLSEAAAVIATQPLAMQLRYLQTLAEIATENNSTTIFPIPIDLFEPIIRARLAQPKT, encoded by the coding sequence ATGGTTTCTATTTCCGCGGCGGTGCTGATCTTTCTGGCGATCCTGGTGCTCTCGAGCGCCATCAAGGTGCTTCGCGAATACGAGCGCGGGGTGGTGTTCCGCCTGGGGCGGGCGATCGGTGCCAAGGGTCCGGGTCTCATCCTTCTCATCCCCGTGGTCGACAAGATGGTGCGCGTGCAGCTCCGCACGGTCGCCATGGACGTGCCGCCGCAGGACGTGATCACAAAGGACAACGTGACGGTCAAGGTGAACGCGGTGATCTATTTCCGCGTCCTCGACGCGAACCGTGCCGTCCTCGAGGTGGAGAACTACCTCTACGCAACGTCCCAGATCGCGCAGACCACGCTGCGCAGCACCCTGGGTGAGTCGGATCTGGACGAGCTGCTCTCGAACCGCGAAAAGATAAACCAGGAGCTCCAGCTCGTGATCGACCGCCACACGGAGCCGTGGGGAATCAAGGTAAGCACCGTCGAGGTGAAGAACGTCGATTTGCCTCAGGAAATGCAGCGTGCCATCGCCCGGCAGGCGGAAGCGGAGCGCGAGCGGCGCGCCAAGGTGATCAACGCGGAAGGCGAGCTTCAAGCGTCGAAGAAGCTCTCCGAGGCGGCCGCGGTCATCGCCACGCAGCCGCTCGCGATGCAGCTCCGGTACCTTCAAACGCTGGCCGAGATCGCGACCGAAAACAACTCGACGACGATCTTCCCGATACCCATCGATCTGTTCGAGCCGATCATTCGGGCGAGGCTCGCCCAGCCGAAAACGTAA
- the lpdA gene encoding dihydrolipoyl dehydrogenase, giving the protein MNGERFDVAILGGGPGGYVAAIRAGQLGLKTALVEKEKVGGTCLHLGCIPTKALLETAEVLLLARRAGEFGVRVSEASLDLKAAMERKDRVVKKNLMGTESLLKKNKVVTIKGEGRLKAKDRIAVTDAVGGTSDVQAGAIVLATGSRVGSLPMVPVDGRVVLSSDDILSLDRVPESLLVIGAGAVGVEFASIYHSFGSKVILIEREPRLVPLEDADISEALQRSFTRQGMEVLVGASIKSVRVEGDQAWSEVETQGKVERYHTERVLMAAGRKPRTDGIGLEALGVTVERGFVRVSEYMETSVPGVYAIGDIVPGPALAHVASHEGIAAVEKIAGRHPHPVNYEAIPSCTYCHPQVASVGMTEAQARASGRAVKIGKFPFIANSKAGILGEGDGFVKAVADASSGELLGVHIIGVLATEQIAESVVARHFEATALELADVVHAHPTLAEATMEAMFATDGRSIHF; this is encoded by the coding sequence ATGAACGGCGAACGCTTCGACGTCGCCATCTTGGGCGGCGGACCAGGCGGGTACGTCGCCGCGATCCGGGCGGGCCAGCTCGGGCTCAAGACGGCGCTCGTCGAGAAGGAGAAGGTGGGCGGCACGTGCCTTCACCTGGGCTGCATTCCCACGAAGGCGCTGCTCGAGACCGCCGAGGTCCTCCTGCTCGCCCGTCGCGCCGGGGAGTTCGGGGTTCGAGTCTCGGAGGCCTCCCTGGATCTGAAGGCCGCGATGGAGCGAAAAGACCGCGTCGTGAAGAAGAACCTCATGGGCACCGAGTCCCTGCTCAAGAAGAACAAGGTCGTCACGATCAAAGGAGAGGGCCGGCTCAAAGCCAAGGACCGGATCGCGGTGACCGACGCCGTCGGCGGGACGAGCGATGTCCAAGCGGGGGCGATCGTGCTCGCGACCGGATCGCGCGTGGGTTCGCTGCCCATGGTGCCGGTGGACGGCCGCGTCGTGCTTTCGAGCGACGACATCTTGAGCCTGGACCGGGTCCCGGAATCGCTGCTCGTGATCGGCGCGGGAGCGGTGGGAGTCGAATTCGCGTCCATCTATCACTCGTTCGGTTCCAAGGTGATCCTGATCGAGAGGGAGCCTCGGCTCGTGCCGCTCGAGGACGCCGACATTTCCGAGGCGCTCCAGCGCTCGTTCACACGGCAGGGCATGGAGGTCCTGGTCGGCGCTTCGATCAAGAGCGTGCGCGTGGAAGGGGATCAAGCGTGGAGTGAGGTCGAGACCCAGGGCAAGGTCGAGCGCTATCATACCGAGCGCGTGCTGATGGCGGCGGGACGGAAGCCGCGCACGGACGGCATCGGGCTCGAGGCGCTGGGCGTCACGGTGGAACGCGGGTTCGTTCGCGTGAGCGAGTATATGGAGACGAGCGTTCCCGGGGTCTATGCGATCGGGGACATCGTCCCCGGCCCGGCGCTCGCGCACGTCGCCTCGCACGAGGGCATCGCCGCGGTCGAGAAAATCGCCGGCAGGCACCCGCACCCGGTGAATTACGAGGCGATCCCGAGTTGCACCTACTGCCATCCGCAGGTCGCGAGCGTCGGCATGACCGAGGCGCAGGCGCGCGCTTCGGGGCGGGCGGTCAAGATCGGCAAGTTCCCGTTCATCGCGAATTCCAAGGCCGGGATCCTGGGGGAAGGAGACGGTTTCGTGAAGGCGGTCGCCGATGCCTCGAGCGGGGAGCTTCTGGGGGTTCACATCATCGGTGTGCTGGCGACCGAGCAGATCGCGGAATCCGTGGTCGCGCGCCACTTCGAGGCGACCGCGCTCGAGCTGGCCGACGTCGTTCACGCGCACCCGACGCTGGCGGAAGCGACGATGGAGGCCATGTTCGCGACCGATGGACGATCGATCCACTTCTGA
- the lipA gene encoding lipoyl synthase — translation MDDRSTSERLASPAGASSPAPPRGAPIPLGLASDRRSEAGEKRKPLRSYHRLSAEAPPPRRPEWLKAKIPAGKEYLETKAILRTLDLHTVCESANCPNIGDCFSRHTATFLILGNICTRACPFCDIRSGKPLPVDPEEPGRVAEAARRLGLHYVVVTSVNRDELPDGGAFQFAATIRAIRSEIPAARVEVLIPDFLGNGDALRSVLTAGPDVLNHNMETVRRLYPRVRPAGRYDRSLELLRRVTLMTPKIPAKSGIMLGVGETVEEVEELLRDLKAHGCSMVTLGQYLPPSGSHLPLERYAPPEEFAHYREYGLALGFRQVASGPLVRSSYHAEEQAGETILVS, via the coding sequence ATGGACGATCGATCCACTTCTGAGCGGCTCGCGTCGCCGGCCGGAGCCTCCTCGCCCGCCCCGCCGCGGGGCGCGCCGATTCCGCTCGGGCTCGCCTCCGATAGACGAAGCGAGGCGGGCGAGAAGCGAAAGCCGCTCCGCTCCTATCACAGGCTGAGCGCCGAGGCGCCTCCCCCTCGACGGCCGGAATGGCTCAAGGCGAAGATTCCGGCCGGCAAGGAGTACCTCGAGACCAAGGCGATTCTCCGCACGCTCGATCTCCACACCGTGTGCGAGAGCGCGAACTGCCCGAATATCGGCGATTGTTTCTCGCGTCACACCGCGACCTTTCTCATTCTGGGAAACATCTGCACGCGTGCCTGTCCCTTCTGCGACATCCGGAGCGGGAAGCCGCTCCCGGTCGATCCCGAAGAGCCCGGCCGCGTGGCCGAAGCCGCGCGCCGGCTCGGGCTCCATTACGTCGTCGTGACCTCGGTCAACCGGGACGAGCTTCCCGACGGCGGGGCCTTCCAATTCGCCGCCACGATCCGCGCCATTCGGTCCGAGATCCCGGCCGCGCGGGTGGAGGTTCTGATTCCCGACTTCTTGGGAAACGGCGACGCGTTGCGGAGCGTGCTCACGGCCGGGCCGGACGTCTTGAACCACAACATGGAGACGGTCCGGAGGCTCTATCCGCGCGTCCGGCCCGCCGGAAGGTACGACCGTTCGCTCGAGCTCTTGCGGCGGGTCACGCTGATGACGCCGAAGATCCCGGCCAAGTCGGGGATCATGCTCGGCGTGGGGGAGACCGTGGAGGAGGTGGAGGAGCTCTTGCGTGACCTGAAGGCACACGGGTGCTCGATGGTGACGCTGGGGCAATACCTGCCGCCCTCGGGATCGCACCTGCCGCTCGAGCGCTACGCTCCTCCGGAGGAATTCGCCCATTACCGGGAGTACGGGCTCGCCCTCGGGTTCCGCCAGGTAGCTTCGGGGCCCCTCGTGCGCAGCTCGTATCACGCCGAAGAGCAGGCGGGCGAAACCATCCTCGTCTCCTGA